A DNA window from Synchiropus splendidus isolate RoL2022-P1 chromosome 2, RoL_Sspl_1.0, whole genome shotgun sequence contains the following coding sequences:
- the sgms2a gene encoding phosphatidylcholine:ceramide cholinephosphotransferase 2 isoform X2: MASQESMDPSDQLSPEMEGEHAASNVPETKVNRLPMEWWKTAIAFVYAAFNLVLTSVVITIVHERVPPKESSPPLPDKFFDYIDRVNWAFTVTEINGMVLLAILIVQLVFFRYKSIVSRRFFFLIGTLYLYRCVTMYITTLPVPGTHMTCAPKLYGDSHAKIQRVLRLISGAGLSITNSHLMCGDFLYSGHTVMLTLTYLFIKEYSPRSFWWYHLICWLLSAVGVVCILVAHDHYSVDVVVAYFVTSRLFWWYHTMANLQTLKCSPNNYLTNTWWNPLFNFLERNVQTAVPCSYSWPITWPPACLKNSCKKYSMVQSAREE, translated from the exons ATGGCATCGCAGGAGAGCATGGATCCCTCTGACCAACTGAGtccagagatggagggagaacaCGCGGCCAGCAACG TGCCCGAGACCAAAGTCAACCGCCTGCCCATGGAGTGGTGGAAGACGGCCATCGCCTTCGTCTACGCGGCTTTCAACCTGGTTCTGACGTCGGTGGTCATCACCATCGTCCACGAGCGAGTCCCGCCCAAGGAGAGCAGCCCACCTCTTCCAGACAAGTTCTTTGACTACATCGACCGAGTCAACTGGGCCTTCACGGTGACGGAGATCAACGGCATGGTTCTGCTGGCCATCCTCATCGTCCAGCTGGTCTTCTTCAGATACAA GTCCATCGTCAGCCGGcgtttcttcttcctcatcgGGACGCTGTATCTGTACCGCTGCGTGACCATGTACATCACCACCCTGCCCGTCCCAGGCACCCACATGACCTGCGCTCCCAAG CTGTACGGAGACTCGCACGCCAAGATCCAGCGTGTCCTGAGGTTGATTTCGGGCGCCGGCCTCTCCATCACTAACTCCCATCTCATGTGCGGAGACTTCCTGTACAGCGGTCACACAGTCATGCTCACACTCACCTACCTGTTCATCAAGGAGT ATTCACCGCGCTCCTTCTGGTGGTACCACCTCATATGCTGGCTGCTGAGTGCGGTGGGAGTGGTCTGCATCCTGGTGGCCCACGACCACTACAGCGTGGACGTTGTCGTCGCCTATTTCGTCACCTCCCGCCTCTTCTGGTGGTACCACACCATGGCCAACCTACAG ACCCTGAAGTGTTCTCCTAACAACTATCTCACCAACACCTGGTGGAATCCGCTCTTCAACTTTTTGGAGAGAAACGTGCAGACGGCGGTTCCGTGCTCCTACAGTTGGCCCATCACCTGGCCGCCAGCCTGCCTGAAGAACTCCTGTAAGAAGTACTCCATGGTGCAGAGTGCTCGGGAGGAGTAG
- the sgms2a gene encoding phosphatidylcholine:ceramide cholinephosphotransferase 2 isoform X1, whose protein sequence is MASQESMDPSDQLSPEMEGEHAASNGKTCPVHSSAADETKRGFRKGMGRHNDYVKISVPETKVNRLPMEWWKTAIAFVYAAFNLVLTSVVITIVHERVPPKESSPPLPDKFFDYIDRVNWAFTVTEINGMVLLAILIVQLVFFRYKSIVSRRFFFLIGTLYLYRCVTMYITTLPVPGTHMTCAPKLYGDSHAKIQRVLRLISGAGLSITNSHLMCGDFLYSGHTVMLTLTYLFIKEYSPRSFWWYHLICWLLSAVGVVCILVAHDHYSVDVVVAYFVTSRLFWWYHTMANLQTLKCSPNNYLTNTWWNPLFNFLERNVQTAVPCSYSWPITWPPACLKNSCKKYSMVQSAREE, encoded by the exons ATGGCATCGCAGGAGAGCATGGATCCCTCTGACCAACTGAGtccagagatggagggagaacaCGCGGCCAGCAACGGTAAAACCTGCCCCGTCCACTCTTCAGCGGCGGATGAGACCAAGCGAGGATTTCGGAAGGGCATGGGAAGACACAATGACTATGTGAAGATCTCAGTGCCCGAGACCAAAGTCAACCGCCTGCCCATGGAGTGGTGGAAGACGGCCATCGCCTTCGTCTACGCGGCTTTCAACCTGGTTCTGACGTCGGTGGTCATCACCATCGTCCACGAGCGAGTCCCGCCCAAGGAGAGCAGCCCACCTCTTCCAGACAAGTTCTTTGACTACATCGACCGAGTCAACTGGGCCTTCACGGTGACGGAGATCAACGGCATGGTTCTGCTGGCCATCCTCATCGTCCAGCTGGTCTTCTTCAGATACAA GTCCATCGTCAGCCGGcgtttcttcttcctcatcgGGACGCTGTATCTGTACCGCTGCGTGACCATGTACATCACCACCCTGCCCGTCCCAGGCACCCACATGACCTGCGCTCCCAAG CTGTACGGAGACTCGCACGCCAAGATCCAGCGTGTCCTGAGGTTGATTTCGGGCGCCGGCCTCTCCATCACTAACTCCCATCTCATGTGCGGAGACTTCCTGTACAGCGGTCACACAGTCATGCTCACACTCACCTACCTGTTCATCAAGGAGT ATTCACCGCGCTCCTTCTGGTGGTACCACCTCATATGCTGGCTGCTGAGTGCGGTGGGAGTGGTCTGCATCCTGGTGGCCCACGACCACTACAGCGTGGACGTTGTCGTCGCCTATTTCGTCACCTCCCGCCTCTTCTGGTGGTACCACACCATGGCCAACCTACAG ACCCTGAAGTGTTCTCCTAACAACTATCTCACCAACACCTGGTGGAATCCGCTCTTCAACTTTTTGGAGAGAAACGTGCAGACGGCGGTTCCGTGCTCCTACAGTTGGCCCATCACCTGGCCGCCAGCCTGCCTGAAGAACTCCTGTAAGAAGTACTCCATGGTGCAGAGTGCTCGGGAGGAGTAG
- the LOC128753637 gene encoding cytochrome P450 2U1 isoform X2, which yields MLLPWNPSSLQVFMVALLVFLLVYHSAVYYQRRLMLSNIPPGPQPLPVVGNFGALLVPSFILRRVRKIPDRATTPTQGLAELARLYGDVFSLFVGSQLMVVLNGFDVIKDAFSNQPDVFSDRPDIPVVSIMTKRKGIVFAPYGPVWRKHRKFCHATLRNFGFGKLSLEPCILQGVTTVKQELLRLNRESDGAGVDLAALIGNAVSNVICSLTLGQRFHHDDSEFRTLLDLMVRGLEICVNSPAVLINICPLLYHLPCGVFKELRQVERDITLFLKKMIATHRDTLDPQQPRDLVDMYLMEMQSQKAAGEQDDSFTEDYLFYIIGDLIIAGTDTTTNSVLWVLLYMVLHPDVQDQVQAEIDKVVGKERPLSLTDRGSLPYTEATIMEVQRLAVAVPLGIPHMASKKTELRGYVIPQGTVVLPNLWSVHRDPTVWEEPDSFNPTRFLDAEGKLIRKESFIPFGIGRRVCMGEQLAKMELFLMVTNLLQSFRLRLPDGSIPPPLHGRFGLTLAPCPFAVCVRPRC from the exons ATGCTTCTGCCATGGAACCCGAGCAGCTTGCAGGTGTTTATGGTCGCTCTGCTCGTCTTCCTCCTCGTTTATCACTCAGCGGTTTACTACCAGAGACGACTGATGCTGAGCAACATCCCGCCTGGTCCGCAGCCGCTTCCCGTCGTGGGCAACTTCGGTGCCTTGTTGGTTCCGTCCTTCATCCTCAGGAGGGTCCGAAAAATCCCCGACCGAGCCACGACACCGACCCAAGGCTTGGCGGAGCTGGCGCGCCTTTACGGAGACGTCTTCAGCCTGTTTGTGGGGAGTCAGCTGATGGTGGTGCTGAACGGCTTCGACGTGATAAAAGACGCTTTTTCAAACCAGCCTGACGTGTTTTCTGACAGGCCGGACATCCCAGTCGTCTCCATCATGACCAAACGCAAAG gtaTCGTCTTTGCACCTTATGGGCCTGTGTGGAGGAAACATCGCAAGTTCTGTCACGCCACCCTGCGAAACTTTGGCTTTGGCAAGTTGAGCTTGGAGCCCTGCATCCTTCAAGGAGTGACCACGGTGAAGCAAGAGCTCCTGCGCTTGAACCGGGAGTCGGATGGCGCCGGCGTTGACTTGGCGGCGCTCATCGGCAACGCTGTCTCCAACGTGATCTGCTCGCTGACCCTGGGCCAGCGGTTCCATCACGACGACTCCGAGTTCCGCACGCTGCTGGACCTGATGGTGCGTGGACTGGAGATCTGCGTCAACAGCCCCGCCGTGCTCATCAACATCTGCCCTCTGCTCTACCACCTCCCCTGCGGCGTCTTCAAGGAGCTGAGACAAGTGGAGCGAGACATTACTCTGTTTCTTAAAAAGATGATCGCCACACACCGTGACACGTTAGATCCTCAGCAGCCCAGGGATCTGGTGGACATGTACCTCATGGAGATGCAGTCACAAAAAGCGGCAGGAGAACAGGACGACAGCTTCACTGAAGACTACCTCTTTTACATTATTGGGGACTTGATTATCGCCGGCACAGATACCACGACCAACTCTGTGCTGTGGGTCCTCCTTTACATGGTCCTGCACCCTGATGTCCAAG ACCAGGTGCAGGCAGAAATTGACAAAGTGGTGGGAAAGGAGCGCCCTCTGTCGCTGACAGATCGGGGGAGTTTGCCCTACACGGAGGCGACGATCATGGAGGTCCAAAGACTGGCTGTCGCAGTCCCCCTGGGCATCCCACACATGGCCTCCAAGAAGACAG AGTTGCGGGGCTACGTAATTCCTCAGGGGACCGTTGTCCTGCCAAACCTGTGGTCTGTCCACAGAGACCCCACCGTGTGGGAAGAGCCAGATTCCTTCAACCCGACACGCTTCCTGGACGCCGAGGGAAAGCTGATCAGGAAAGAGTCTTTCATCCCGTTTGGCATCG GACGCAGGGTTTGCATGGGCGAACAGCTGGCCAAGATGGAGCTGTTTTTGATGGTCACCAACCTACTGCAGAGTTTCAGGCTCAGACTCCCAGACGGTTCGATTCCGCCTCCTCTGCACGGGCGCTTCGGGCTGACGCTGGCGCCGTGCCCCTTCGCCGTCTGCGTCCGCCCACGCTGCTAA
- the LOC128753637 gene encoding cytochrome P450 2U1 isoform X1, with protein MLLPWNPSSLQVFMVALLVFLLVYHSAVYYQRRLMLSNIPPGPQPLPVVGNFGALLVPSFILRRVRKIPDRATTPTQGLAELARLYGDVFSLFVGSQLMVVLNGFDVIKDAFSNQPDVFSDRPDIPVVSIMTKRKGIVFAPYGPVWRKHRKFCHATLRNFGFGKLSLEPCILQGVTTVKQELLRLNRESDGAGVDLAALIGNAVSNVICSLTLGQRFHHDDSEFRTLLDLMVRGLEICVNSPAVLINICPLLYHLPCGVFKELRQVERDITLFLKKMIATHRDTLDPQQPRDLVDMYLMEMQSQKAAGEQDDSFTEDYLFYIIGDLIIAGTDTTTNSVLWVLLYMVLHPDVQDQVQAEIDKVVGKERPLSLTDRGSLPYTEATIMEVQRLAVAVPLGIPHMASKKTELRGYVIPQGTVVLPNLWSVHRDPTVWEEPDSFNPTRFLDAEGKLIRKESFIPFGIGNAEFKCGVLGCDTEAPLFFRTQGLHGRTAGQDGAVFDGHQPTAEFQAQTPRRFDSASSARALRADAGAVPLRRLRPPTLLNTRGPSG; from the exons ATGCTTCTGCCATGGAACCCGAGCAGCTTGCAGGTGTTTATGGTCGCTCTGCTCGTCTTCCTCCTCGTTTATCACTCAGCGGTTTACTACCAGAGACGACTGATGCTGAGCAACATCCCGCCTGGTCCGCAGCCGCTTCCCGTCGTGGGCAACTTCGGTGCCTTGTTGGTTCCGTCCTTCATCCTCAGGAGGGTCCGAAAAATCCCCGACCGAGCCACGACACCGACCCAAGGCTTGGCGGAGCTGGCGCGCCTTTACGGAGACGTCTTCAGCCTGTTTGTGGGGAGTCAGCTGATGGTGGTGCTGAACGGCTTCGACGTGATAAAAGACGCTTTTTCAAACCAGCCTGACGTGTTTTCTGACAGGCCGGACATCCCAGTCGTCTCCATCATGACCAAACGCAAAG gtaTCGTCTTTGCACCTTATGGGCCTGTGTGGAGGAAACATCGCAAGTTCTGTCACGCCACCCTGCGAAACTTTGGCTTTGGCAAGTTGAGCTTGGAGCCCTGCATCCTTCAAGGAGTGACCACGGTGAAGCAAGAGCTCCTGCGCTTGAACCGGGAGTCGGATGGCGCCGGCGTTGACTTGGCGGCGCTCATCGGCAACGCTGTCTCCAACGTGATCTGCTCGCTGACCCTGGGCCAGCGGTTCCATCACGACGACTCCGAGTTCCGCACGCTGCTGGACCTGATGGTGCGTGGACTGGAGATCTGCGTCAACAGCCCCGCCGTGCTCATCAACATCTGCCCTCTGCTCTACCACCTCCCCTGCGGCGTCTTCAAGGAGCTGAGACAAGTGGAGCGAGACATTACTCTGTTTCTTAAAAAGATGATCGCCACACACCGTGACACGTTAGATCCTCAGCAGCCCAGGGATCTGGTGGACATGTACCTCATGGAGATGCAGTCACAAAAAGCGGCAGGAGAACAGGACGACAGCTTCACTGAAGACTACCTCTTTTACATTATTGGGGACTTGATTATCGCCGGCACAGATACCACGACCAACTCTGTGCTGTGGGTCCTCCTTTACATGGTCCTGCACCCTGATGTCCAAG ACCAGGTGCAGGCAGAAATTGACAAAGTGGTGGGAAAGGAGCGCCCTCTGTCGCTGACAGATCGGGGGAGTTTGCCCTACACGGAGGCGACGATCATGGAGGTCCAAAGACTGGCTGTCGCAGTCCCCCTGGGCATCCCACACATGGCCTCCAAGAAGACAG AGTTGCGGGGCTACGTAATTCCTCAGGGGACCGTTGTCCTGCCAAACCTGTGGTCTGTCCACAGAGACCCCACCGTGTGGGAAGAGCCAGATTCCTTCAACCCGACACGCTTCCTGGACGCCGAGGGAAAGCTGATCAGGAAAGAGTCTTTCATCCCGTTTGGCATCGGTAACGCTGAATTCAAGTGCGGTGTTTTGGGGTGCGACACTGAGGCTCCTCTGTTCTTCAGGACGCAGGGTTTGCATGGGCGAACAGCTGGCCAAGATGGAGCTGTTTTTGATGGTCACCAACCTACTGCAGAGTTTCAGGCTCAGACTCCCAGACGGTTCGATTCCGCCTCCTCTGCACGGGCGCTTCGGGCTGACGCTGGCGCCGTGCCCCTTCGCCGTCTGCGTCCGCCCACGCTGCTAAACACTCGTGGACCTTCAGGATAA
- the hadh gene encoding hydroxyacyl-coenzyme A dehydrogenase, mitochondrial, whose protein sequence is MSFFSRQICRSFCSSAVRNVVIKNLMIIGGGQMGAGLAQVAASTGHTVTLVDTSADILKKSVKGIEGSLKRVVKKKFADKPEAGEEFIQKVLQNVSTSTDSGSAVQSADLVLEAIVENLKVKQEVFRSLDQLAPSHTIFASNTSSLPIADIAAATGRLDRFGGLHFFNPVPMMKLVEVIGTSATSQDTFDSLLNFSKALGKTPVSCKDTPGFIVNRLLVPYMMEAIRLHERGHGSKEDIDIAMKLGAGYPMGPFELADYVGLDTLKFIMDGWSVMDSGNLLFSQSELLNKLVAEGKYGKKTGEGFYKYK, encoded by the exons ATGTCCTTCTTCTCTCGGCAAATCTGCCGGAGCTTCTGCTCGTCCGCCGTCAGGAATGTTGTCATTAAAAACCTGATGATTATCGGAGGCGGACAAATGGGAGCGGGCCTCGCACAG GTTGCTGCATCGACTGGCCACACGGTGACGCTAGTGGACACCTCTGCAGACATACTGAAGAAGTCCGTCAAAGGGATCGAAGGAAGCTTAAAAAGAGTGGTGAAGAAGAAGTTTGCGGATAAACCAGAG GCAGGTGAGGAGTTCATCCAGAAGGTTCTTCAGAACGTGTCCACCTCCACTGACTCTGGATCAGCCGTGCAGAGCGCTGATCTGGTGCTGGAGGCCATCGTGGAGAACCTGAAGGTCAAGCAGGAGGTTTTCCGCAGCCTTGACCAGCTGGCGCCCTC ACACACCATCTTCGCCAGCAACACGTCGTCTCTGCCCATCGCCGACATCGCCGCCGCCACCGGCCGCCTGGACCGCTTCGGCGGACTCCACTTCTTCAACCCGGTTCCCATGATGAAGCTGGTGGAG GTGATCGGAACCTCAGCCACCAGCCAAGACACCTTTGATTCTCTCCTCAACTTCAGCAAAGCTCTCGGGAAAACCCCCGTGTCCTGCAAG GACACGCCGGGCTTCATCGTCAACCGCCTGCTGGTCCCCTACATGATGGAGGCCATCCGCCTGCATGAGCGAG GTCATGGATCCAAAGAGGACATCGACATCGCCATGAAGCTAGGTGCTGGTTACCCCATGGGTCCCTTCGAACTCGCGGACTATGTGGGATTAGACACGCTCAAATTCATCATGGACG GTTGGAGCGTCATGGACTCCGGCAACCTGCTGTTCAGCCAGTCGGAGCTGCTGAACAAACTGGTGGCGGAAGGGAAGTACGGCAAGAAGACGGGCGAGGGCTTCTACAAGTACAAGTAG